Below is a genomic region from bacterium.
AAAATACTAAAATTATTATAGCACACAGCCCGCCCCGATTTCAAGCGCAACGAATACAACTCAAGCGTCATTGAAGCTATTTCACCTGCTATTATTAACGGGCTAGCTTCGAGGGGAGAAAGAAAGGGAAAGAAGCAAGACACACGACTCTGCCATGGACATACCCTTAAATGTCATTACAAGGGATGTTCGTGCCCGTAGCAATCCTCCTCCAAAAGCTATCTTAGCAGGGATACGTCTAAACTTACGAACGGGCGACCCTATTTGGTCGCCCGTTCGTATCAGAGAAAGAGAAAGAACCCTGAAGCCCCCTATAGTCCCCCTTGGAAAGGGGGACACTCTAAGGCTGATCTTTGACTTACTTTCTCTTGATATACTTCTCTGGATGATCTTTAAAAGGTTGAACACAGGCAGAACAGCAGAAGTAATAGGTCTTCCCTTTATAGACATACTTAGGAGCGCTTTTTGGGTTCATTATCTTTTCACCCCTAACTGGACATACTAAAGCCACCTTTTTCACATGAGACTTAGTTTTAAGTGTTGTATGACAGGCAGCCATTGCTGTAAAACTTATCCCTAAAATCGCAATAAATAGAACTAACTTACGAATCATTATTTCTCCTTAAAATATCTCCGTATATTTCCAAGATACGGAGTGTATACCCTTAACGTTCCAACAAAGCCCTTTTTTAACCTCTATACAAACTTCTTTGTTTTTTTGTATAATTTTAGAAGGAATCATCACAATAGTCTCGAAATGACTATTCAATATCTTATTTACTCTGCGGCAATCTCACTTGGGAATTGTCGCCTTTTGTGAACATAAGGAGGTGTCACATTGAGCGCAAAAAAGAGCGCTGTCACCGAAAAGGTGACCTATGATAGATCTCGTTTATTTTTACTAAGCGTAGCCTCCCTGGCTACCTGCGGTATCGTTTTCAGCACTCGCGCAGCAACCCTTGATAATATGCGGGAAAGGTTCTTTGTTCCTGTTTTTGGACAGGATGCGGGAGCTGCGGCTAATGGCTCGCTGGGATTAATCTTTATCGGTCTCTGTATTACAATGTTCCTCGGCAGTCCCCTTTGCGACTATATTGGAATGGGCCGTCTGCTCAAGCTTGCGGCGCTACTGCATATTGGCGGCACACTTGCCACTATATTTGCGGCATCCCTCGGCCATAGCCCGGCGATTAACTGCTGGATTGTTTCAGCAGGCAGCCTTACAGTCGGCTTGGCACATGGTCTAGTTGAGGCAGTTATTAATCCCCTTACGGCTTCAGTGTATCCCGATGATAAGATCAAGAAACTTAACCACCTGCATGCTTGGTGGCCTGGCGGCATAGTTATCGGGGGTCTAATTGCATTCGGGATGGCTTCGATGAAGATGGGCTGGCAATCACAACTCAGTGTTGCCCTCATCCCTGCAGTCATCTATGGAGTTATTTCCTTCGGCACTCTCTTCCCGCCTACCGAGCGTGTTGCATCCGGTGTCCCTGCCAAGGAGATGTGGAAGCAGGCTGTCCGCCCTGCATTCCTTCTTATGTTCTGCTGTATGTTCCTGACAGCTTCCTCTGAACTATCACCCGACCAATGGGTAAAAGCCGCTCTGAGCAATATCGTTGGCTTTAACGCAATTCTAATATTGGTCTATGTTAGCGTACTCATGTTCACTATGAGGCATTTCGCAGGCCCCCTGGTGCACAAATTATCTCCCATCGGTCTTCTTTGGTTGTCGTGTTTATTGGCTGCCATTGGCCTGTTTATGCTAGGTGTAGCCAATAGTCCAATCACCGCTTTTATCGCTGCCACACT
It encodes:
- a CDS encoding YHS domain-containing protein — its product is MIRKLVLFIAILGISFTAMAACHTTLKTKSHVKKVALVCPVRGEKIMNPKSAPKYVYKGKTYYFCCSACVQPFKDHPEKYIKRK
- a CDS encoding MFS transporter, coding for MSAKKSAVTEKVTYDRSRLFLLSVASLATCGIVFSTRAATLDNMRERFFVPVFGQDAGAAANGSLGLIFIGLCITMFLGSPLCDYIGMGRLLKLAALLHIGGTLATIFAASLGHSPAINCWIVSAGSLTVGLAHGLVEAVINPLTASVYPDDKIKKLNHLHAWWPGGIVIGGLIAFGMASMKMGWQSQLSVALIPAVIYGVISFGTLFPPTERVASGVPAKEMWKQAVRPAFLLMFCCMFLTASSELSPDQWVKAALSNIVGFNAILILVYVSVLMFTMRHFAGPLVHKLSPIGLLWLSCLLAAIGLFMLGVANSPITAFIAATLWGTGVCYMWPTMIGVTNERFPKGGALLMGLMGSAGMGANYFTLWKMGGILDQYKIQKAQSFGFADFNALSEAAKANVAGASQKLMEATNYGNSISFKYVAVLPIVLLFVFGGIWLWDKSKGGYKAIKITHED